The Saccharothrix variisporea genome has a segment encoding these proteins:
- the pth gene encoding aminoacyl-tRNA hydrolase: MADDIALVVGLGNPGPKYEGNRHNVGFMVLDVLADRIGGKFKAHKGGAEVLEGRLGSRKVVLAKPRGYMNTSGGPVAGTARFYKVQPADIVVVHDELDLPFAAIRMKLGGGENGHNGLRSITKSLGTKDYHRVRFGVDRPPGRMDPADYVLRDFSLVERKELAFELDRAADAVEALLDLGLEAAQNKFH; the protein is encoded by the coding sequence GTGGCCGATGACATCGCCCTGGTCGTGGGCCTGGGCAACCCCGGTCCGAAGTACGAGGGCAACCGGCACAACGTCGGCTTCATGGTCCTCGACGTGCTCGCCGACCGGATCGGCGGCAAGTTCAAGGCGCACAAGGGCGGCGCCGAGGTGCTGGAGGGCCGGCTGGGCTCCCGCAAGGTCGTCCTGGCCAAGCCGCGCGGCTACATGAACACCTCCGGCGGCCCGGTCGCCGGCACGGCCCGGTTCTACAAGGTGCAGCCCGCGGACATCGTGGTCGTGCACGACGAGCTGGACCTGCCCTTCGCCGCGATCCGGATGAAGCTCGGCGGCGGCGAGAACGGCCACAACGGCCTGCGCTCGATCACGAAGTCGCTGGGCACCAAGGACTACCACCGCGTCCGCTTCGGCGTGGACCGCCCACCGGGCCGCATGGACCCGGCGGACTACGTGCTGCGCGACTTCTCGCTGGTCGAGCGCAAGGAACTGGCGTTCGAGCTGGACCGGGCGGCGGACGCCGTCGAGGCCCTGCTGGACCTGGGCCTGGAAGCGGCCCAGAACAAGTTCCACTAG